The following are encoded in a window of Telmatobacter sp. DSM 110680 genomic DNA:
- a CDS encoding PP2C family protein-serine/threonine phosphatase → MLAFDAQLTAAEVLRAFHHDEPFLFLGAAFNTVTLILIGLCIIRRKADGMLLSLAWFAHLYGIRLWINSELLHLSVPPTEFFHRLSAAVDYLVPVPAFIFFHFAGFLGKIGKVVTPIFVVLFLSISAGSMLFGTLPAFRIINNSVIACALVAVAFRWFRRMVHDRDSRVIGVGLLCFVLPSISDNIYGPSHIEPYGFAVLLACLGYVAARRTLQRDREYSEIQQELELARRMQLSLLPSSFPPSPSFNVAAKYVPMTSVAGDLYDFLLGDDRHAGLLIADVSGHGVPAALIASMVKMAATSQRAQAAHPAALMAGMNSALCGNTQGQYVTAAYVYLDAHARELHYSAAGHPPMLLLRNGAVIEIVENGMLLAAVEDASYDSKWVALQAGDRLLLYTDGLLEARNADGKLFGEESLVSELKRSAKLTPSETVDHLINAVQRWASVQDDDLTVLICDYLGNPDLAVAD, encoded by the coding sequence ATGCTCGCGTTCGACGCACAACTTACCGCAGCCGAGGTGCTGCGCGCCTTCCATCATGATGAGCCATTCCTGTTTCTTGGGGCCGCATTCAACACCGTGACACTCATCCTGATCGGACTTTGCATCATCCGACGCAAGGCGGATGGGATGCTTCTTTCGCTCGCATGGTTTGCACATCTCTATGGAATTCGGCTCTGGATCAACTCCGAGCTGCTGCATCTTTCGGTGCCACCCACGGAGTTCTTCCATCGCTTAAGTGCAGCGGTAGATTATCTCGTGCCTGTTCCGGCATTCATCTTCTTCCATTTCGCCGGCTTTCTCGGCAAGATTGGCAAGGTCGTCACCCCCATTTTCGTCGTCCTTTTTCTGAGCATTTCAGCTGGATCGATGCTTTTCGGGACACTTCCCGCATTCCGCATCATCAACAACAGCGTGATCGCGTGCGCGCTGGTCGCAGTTGCGTTTCGCTGGTTTCGCCGCATGGTGCACGATCGTGATTCTCGCGTCATTGGGGTTGGCTTGCTGTGCTTTGTGTTGCCTTCAATCTCCGATAATATCTACGGTCCATCCCACATAGAGCCCTACGGATTCGCCGTGTTACTTGCTTGCCTCGGCTACGTAGCGGCCCGGCGAACGCTCCAGCGCGACCGCGAATACAGCGAGATACAGCAGGAACTGGAACTTGCGCGGCGCATGCAGCTTTCATTGCTGCCTTCATCGTTTCCTCCCTCGCCCTCGTTCAACGTGGCGGCAAAGTATGTGCCTATGACCTCGGTTGCGGGCGATCTTTATGATTTTCTGCTCGGTGACGATCGACACGCTGGACTGCTGATCGCCGACGTATCAGGTCACGGAGTTCCAGCTGCGCTTATCGCCTCGATGGTGAAGATGGCTGCTACATCGCAACGGGCGCAGGCTGCTCATCCTGCAGCTTTGATGGCTGGAATGAACTCCGCGCTATGCGGCAATACCCAGGGCCAATACGTAACTGCCGCGTACGTGTATCTCGACGCCCATGCGCGAGAGCTGCACTACTCCGCCGCCGGACATCCCCCTATGCTTCTGCTCCGCAATGGCGCGGTTATTGAAATCGTGGAAAATGGAATGCTGCTGGCCGCCGTCGAAGATGCCAGTTATGACAGCAAGTGGGTGGCGCTTCAGGCAGGCGATCGATTGCTTCTCTATACCGATGGTTTACTCGAAGCCCGCAATGCAGACGGCAAGCTTTTTGGAGAGGAGTCTCTAGTCTCTGAATTGAAGAGAAGTGCCAAGCTAACACCCTCCGAAACCGTTGATCATCTTATAAATGCTGTACAGCGCTGGGCCAGTGTGCAAGACGACGACCTTACGGTGCTCATCTGCGATTATCTCGGCAATCCGGATCTCGCTGTCGCGGATTGA
- a CDS encoding NUDIX domain-containing protein: MPKRSAGLLMFRRTGPELEVFLVHPGGPFWAGKDAGAWTIPKGEYVDGEEPLAAARREFQEETGFKANGRFIELGVIRQNSGKLVSGWAFEGDCDPQRLVSNFCSIEWPPHSRKMIEIPEVDRGAWFNLPAARGAILKTQQPFLDELAKGLQPA, encoded by the coding sequence ATGCCGAAGCGAAGCGCGGGCTTGTTGATGTTCCGTCGGACGGGACCAGAACTCGAGGTTTTCCTAGTGCATCCGGGCGGTCCATTCTGGGCCGGCAAGGATGCCGGTGCCTGGACCATCCCCAAGGGAGAGTATGTTGATGGCGAAGAACCGCTGGCAGCTGCTCGTCGCGAATTTCAGGAGGAAACCGGATTCAAGGCAAACGGAAGATTCATCGAACTGGGAGTAATCCGACAGAACAGCGGCAAACTCGTTAGCGGATGGGCATTCGAGGGTGATTGCGATCCACAAAGATTGGTGAGCAATTTTTGCTCCATCGAGTGGCCGCCCCATTCCCGCAAGATGATTGAGATTCCCGAAGTGGACCGCGGGGCGTGGTTTAATCTCCCGGCTGCGCGCGGGGCTATCCTCAAGACTCAGCAGCCATTTCTAGATGAACTGGCAAAAGGACTGCAGCCGGCGTAG
- the pgsA gene encoding CDP-diacylglycerol--glycerol-3-phosphate 3-phosphatidyltransferase has translation MNLPNSITLSRIAMIPLLLWILSPHFPLQGPNGEQEILASVLFVLASITDGLDGYLARKRAQITTMGMLLDPIADKIMVTGALIALVAYNPQVVKVWIVVVIIAREFLISGLRSIASTEGFTIQASDLGKLKTVVQIVCVVSAVLAHRWYQWQFGVLVIPVLWIAIAAIYFTVLVSTISAIDYFVGFWKQIDHASKDRRRGYVLSREKGVSTTGTSR, from the coding sequence GTGAATCTTCCAAACTCAATCACGTTGAGCAGGATTGCCATGATCCCGCTCCTTCTGTGGATTCTGTCACCGCATTTCCCTTTGCAAGGGCCAAACGGTGAACAGGAGATTCTGGCTTCGGTCCTCTTCGTTCTCGCTTCAATCACCGATGGACTCGACGGATACCTGGCGCGCAAGCGAGCTCAGATCACGACAATGGGCATGCTTCTGGATCCGATCGCCGACAAGATCATGGTGACCGGAGCGCTGATTGCCCTGGTGGCCTACAATCCGCAGGTCGTCAAGGTCTGGATCGTGGTGGTGATCATTGCGCGCGAGTTCCTGATCTCCGGGCTGCGTTCGATCGCTTCGACCGAGGGATTCACCATACAAGCGAGCGATCTTGGCAAACTGAAGACGGTGGTGCAGATTGTCTGCGTCGTGTCCGCGGTGCTGGCGCATCGTTGGTACCAGTGGCAGTTTGGGGTGTTAGTGATTCCGGTGTTGTGGATTGCGATTGCGGCGATCTACTTCACTGTGCTGGTCTCAACGATCTCAGCGATCGACTACTTCGTGGGGTTCTGGAAGCAGATTGACCACGCCTCGAAGGATCGGCGGCGAGGATACGTGCTGTCACGGGAAAAGGGTGTCTCGACGACAGGCACCAGTCGCTGA
- a CDS encoding PadR family transcriptional regulator, which translates to MTKSNTTDPGESKSSDLIQGTLEMLILKTLALDPMHGYGVGLRIEQISGGVFKVNAGSLLPALSRMERAGDVKSEWRATEKNRRAKYYLLTAKGRRSLSTETEQWQRQIGAIARILEA; encoded by the coding sequence GTGACGAAATCAAATACCACTGATCCCGGGGAATCCAAATCGAGCGATCTGATTCAGGGAACCTTGGAGATGCTCATCCTGAAGACGCTGGCGCTTGACCCGATGCACGGTTACGGCGTCGGGCTGCGCATCGAGCAGATTAGCGGCGGAGTGTTCAAAGTTAATGCGGGCTCGCTGCTTCCGGCACTCAGCAGGATGGAGCGCGCAGGCGATGTCAAGTCTGAGTGGCGAGCTACGGAAAAGAATCGCCGGGCCAAGTATTACCTACTGACGGCGAAGGGCCGCCGGTCACTCTCGACAGAGACGGAGCAGTGGCAACGCCAGATCGGCGCGATTGCGCGCATTCTTGAAGCCTGA
- a CDS encoding ABC transporter permease yields the protein MDWLKSLAKGIVSLFQRRLVERELDEELQGYLEASVAHKQSNGMTAEQARRAAMVEFGSGNSVKHQIWASRWESAMEGILKDIRLSTRSLLKSPGFTATALLSLALGIGGNTAIFTLINQVLLRNLPVRDPQQLVTFGKSEYGGVAGGIDLGGFGGYFPWDFTRQMEANPGPFQGIAAYGSFSNQVSIRTHDDGAASSQSSPALLAPANLVSGNYFSVLGAQPLLGRTIVPSDDATPGSGAVVVLSYHFWQQSLSSNPHVVGKTISINGTPFEVVGVMPQAFHGIKQDLEPTELWTPISMQTVVLQQPTMLTPHSGLYFLHLFARLTEGAAAHKAEFAQSQNWLNQQIRDGMREREGTNIPVDRQIEISRIEVPLVRAAHGVSLVRSQYGESLQILMIVVALVLLIACANLANFLLSRATTRRHEILTRLALGSNRMRIVRQGLVETFLLSFVGGFMGLGIAFAATRALIAFVSRGNAYVDLSPTPNSGVLLFTLGVSLLTGILFGLAPSIHAARIGSHGTLSAGARTAASAGGKMARFWPKALVTLQVMLSLVLLVVAGLFLRTLRNLQDQDYGFERSHLLLADVGEHLAGYAPHQVAALHQTLLDRLSAIPGVRSAALSATPPISFGSWTSNISLAGYTPAPKENMVSILNRVSGQYFETAGISIVAGRAITPADTTNSLKVAVVSQTLARKYFPKGDAIGKQLTIGIDSVKGPWQIVGIARDTKPGDPRITDPVRMTYIPLSQIETYLPAAVASVSGKAGQPTPREENEDCYAHTILIRTTSDPEKTIADLRAAVAQVDPNLPLLQVTTIRDQVSNLISHDELISTLTSLFSLLALLLAAIGLYGVMSYNVARRTNEIGIRIALGAQSANVLRMIMRESLVLLAIGTVLGLPLAVLATRIIKEQLFAVGSIDPVSFAVALLVVSLMTMAAGWLPARRAAGVDPVTALRFE from the coding sequence ATGGATTGGCTCAAAAGCCTTGCCAAGGGAATTGTTTCTCTTTTTCAACGGCGGCTTGTTGAACGGGAACTCGACGAGGAGTTGCAGGGCTACCTTGAAGCCTCCGTGGCACATAAGCAGAGCAACGGCATGACCGCGGAGCAGGCGCGCCGAGCTGCAATGGTGGAATTTGGCAGCGGCAATTCTGTGAAGCACCAGATCTGGGCGTCCCGCTGGGAATCGGCCATGGAGGGAATCCTGAAAGACATTCGTCTGAGCACGCGCAGCCTGCTGAAGAGTCCCGGCTTCACCGCAACAGCACTGCTTTCTCTCGCGCTTGGTATCGGCGGCAATACTGCAATATTCACTTTGATCAACCAGGTTCTGCTTCGCAATCTTCCAGTTCGCGACCCGCAACAACTGGTTACATTTGGCAAATCTGAATACGGTGGCGTTGCAGGTGGTATTGATCTGGGAGGTTTTGGCGGCTATTTCCCATGGGACTTTACGCGCCAGATGGAGGCGAATCCGGGCCCCTTTCAAGGTATCGCCGCATATGGCAGTTTTTCAAACCAGGTAAGCATTCGGACTCATGACGACGGTGCCGCATCAAGTCAAAGTTCACCAGCTTTGCTGGCACCTGCAAATCTTGTGTCGGGCAACTATTTCAGTGTGCTGGGCGCTCAACCCTTGCTTGGCCGCACCATTGTTCCGTCGGACGACGCTACGCCGGGAAGCGGAGCGGTTGTCGTATTGAGCTATCACTTCTGGCAGCAATCCCTTTCTTCCAATCCGCACGTCGTGGGAAAAACCATTTCTATCAACGGGACTCCGTTTGAGGTCGTCGGGGTCATGCCGCAAGCATTTCACGGTATCAAACAGGACCTGGAACCGACAGAACTGTGGACGCCGATCAGTATGCAGACCGTAGTACTACAGCAGCCGACGATGCTCACGCCGCACTCCGGTTTGTATTTCCTTCATCTGTTCGCGCGGCTGACAGAAGGCGCGGCAGCGCACAAGGCCGAATTTGCGCAAAGCCAGAACTGGCTGAATCAGCAGATCCGTGATGGCATGCGCGAACGAGAGGGAACGAACATTCCGGTCGACCGGCAAATCGAGATCAGCCGAATAGAGGTTCCGCTTGTTCGAGCCGCGCACGGCGTTTCACTCGTTCGCAGCCAGTATGGAGAATCGCTCCAGATCCTCATGATCGTTGTCGCATTGGTGCTGCTGATCGCCTGTGCCAATCTGGCTAACTTTTTGCTCTCGCGGGCTACGACGCGCCGTCACGAAATCCTCACGCGACTGGCCCTGGGATCGAATCGCATGCGCATCGTGCGGCAGGGATTGGTAGAGACGTTCCTCCTGTCGTTCGTTGGAGGGTTTATGGGACTGGGGATCGCCTTCGCAGCGACCCGCGCTTTGATTGCATTTGTCAGCCGGGGCAATGCTTATGTCGATTTGAGTCCAACCCCTAATTCCGGAGTGCTGCTCTTCACGCTCGGCGTTTCTCTTTTGACAGGGATTTTGTTTGGACTCGCGCCGTCAATTCACGCGGCGCGCATTGGAAGTCATGGAACCTTAAGTGCCGGAGCACGCACCGCTGCAAGTGCTGGCGGAAAGATGGCGAGGTTCTGGCCCAAAGCGCTGGTGACGCTTCAGGTGATGCTTTCGCTGGTCCTGCTGGTGGTGGCTGGCCTTTTCCTTAGGACCCTGCGGAACTTGCAGGATCAGGATTACGGCTTCGAGCGATCTCACCTGCTGCTGGCCGATGTCGGAGAGCATCTGGCGGGATATGCGCCTCACCAGGTAGCTGCACTCCACCAGACGCTGCTGGATCGTCTCTCTGCGATACCGGGAGTGCGCTCGGCTGCACTGTCTGCAACTCCACCGATCAGCTTCGGTTCCTGGACTTCTAATATTTCACTTGCCGGTTATACGCCTGCTCCCAAAGAGAACATGGTGTCGATTTTGAATCGAGTTTCTGGGCAGTACTTCGAGACTGCCGGAATCTCGATTGTTGCAGGCCGCGCGATCACTCCCGCGGACACTACAAACAGTCTCAAAGTCGCCGTCGTGAGCCAGACGCTGGCAAGGAAATACTTCCCAAAGGGAGATGCAATCGGGAAGCAGCTAACCATCGGGATCGATTCGGTAAAAGGTCCATGGCAGATTGTCGGAATTGCAAGGGACACGAAACCCGGCGATCCGCGCATCACCGATCCTGTGAGAATGACGTACATTCCCCTCTCGCAGATCGAAACGTATCTTCCTGCCGCTGTCGCATCCGTGAGCGGAAAAGCTGGGCAACCGACGCCTCGCGAAGAGAACGAAGATTGCTATGCGCACACAATCTTGATTCGCACGACGAGCGACCCTGAGAAGACAATCGCGGACCTTCGAGCCGCTGTTGCGCAGGTCGACCCGAACCTTCCTCTTCTACAAGTCACCACAATCCGCGATCAAGTTTCTAACCTTATCTCGCACGACGAACTCATCTCGACCCTTACCAGCCTGTTTTCACTACTCGCACTGCTGTTGGCGGCAATCGGGCTGTACGGCGTGATGAGCTACAACGTGGCTCGTCGTACCAACGAGATTGGGATACGGATTGCGCTCGGCGCTCAAAGTGCAAATGTACTGCGGATGATCATGCGCGAGTCGCTGGTGCTGCTGGCAATCGGGACCGTACTGGGCTTGCCACTCGCGGTGTTGGCGACCCGTATCATCAAGGAACAATTGTTTGCCGTGGGCTCCATTGACCCAGTTTCATTCGCCGTCGCGTTGCTAGTGGTGAGTCTGATGACGATGGCCGCCGGATGGCTGCCGGCTCGCCGCGCCGCCGGTGTCGATCCGGTTACAGCACTTCGATTCGAATGA
- a CDS encoding helix-turn-helix domain-containing protein — MPDLKSPDMADRFATIVANSLDTPAKTQDLAHRAYQSRTKFHRLFRDVIEETPAAMRRRLLLERAAYHLAHTGSSVTDVALDAGFGSLEAFSRAFRKSFRISPSRYRRMRDPHFHLPASNKIHFLAPGSPTKGGGDMDLFDRFAGNDSWHTRRLLEYASALTDELLDRPMPTVVELLPWRESNKTLRQLFENIIFTKEVWTAALSGTPMDMNGPAPSQRSPQAMMQRLEKTDAELHRIFADIRNRSAWDDTFVDALCEPAETFTFGGVFAHIMTFNAHRRLMALDALRQLGVETQGFGDPMEYEESVAPWNQPVALKMS; from the coding sequence ATGCCTGATCTGAAAAGTCCGGACATGGCAGACCGCTTCGCTACGATTGTCGCAAATTCTCTGGATACACCAGCAAAAACGCAAGACCTGGCGCACAGGGCCTATCAAAGCCGCACCAAATTTCATCGATTATTCCGAGATGTTATCGAGGAAACTCCCGCGGCCATGCGACGACGTCTCTTGTTGGAAAGAGCCGCATACCACCTGGCGCACACGGGATCGTCGGTCACAGATGTCGCTCTGGACGCCGGCTTCGGATCGTTAGAAGCGTTCTCTCGCGCCTTCCGGAAGTCTTTCCGGATATCCCCCAGCCGTTACCGCCGCATGCGTGATCCTCACTTTCATCTGCCGGCGTCCAACAAGATTCACTTCTTAGCCCCCGGTTCCCCAACAAAAGGAGGAGGAGACATGGATTTATTCGATCGCTTTGCAGGTAACGACTCCTGGCACACGCGGCGCTTGCTGGAATACGCGAGCGCGTTGACAGACGAACTATTGGATCGACCAATGCCGACCGTCGTTGAACTGCTCCCCTGGCGGGAGTCGAATAAGACTCTGCGGCAATTGTTCGAAAACATCATCTTCACCAAGGAAGTCTGGACCGCTGCGCTTTCCGGAACCCCGATGGATATGAACGGCCCAGCCCCGTCGCAGCGCTCCCCGCAAGCAATGATGCAAAGACTCGAAAAAACCGATGCCGAATTGCATCGGATCTTCGCCGACATCCGCAACCGCTCCGCCTGGGATGATACATTCGTTGACGCCCTGTGTGAACCGGCAGAAACCTTCACATTTGGAGGCGTCTTCGCCCACATCATGACGTTCAACGCGCACCGCCGTTTGATGGCCCTGGACGCTCTGCGCCAGCTCGGCGTCGAAACCCAGGGCTTCGGCGATCCGATGGAGTACGAAGAAAGCGTTGCGCCCTGGAACCAGCCAGTGGCGCTCAAAATGTCATGA
- a CDS encoding protein kinase → MSSQRWRQIEELYHSACEHGAGVLDGADPEVRLEVEKLLSHNSPSGAKLLDQRAADLITGLVDAPVSPGFRLGPYRIDAVIGEGGMGHVFRATDTRLNRPVAIKICKQAFIDRFEQESRSIAAISHPNVCTLYDVGPNYLVMELVDRETLSARLKRGKLSISDTIRFGAQIAEALAVAHAKGIVHRDLKPANIMLTKSGVKVLDFGLAKSAADPSFTQAGGVMGTPAYLAPERLEGKEADFRSDIFALGLILAEMTSGKRSKNAGTLSPALDRIVNRCLEVDPDERWQSARDLRWELESIAQVSPATPAHSYNFLLGAAVAALLLVCVIAFFFFRRQGPPQPLSRVSILLPEKSRVRSLAVSPDGRHIAVVLVKDGKQQIWIRALDAQDLVPLAGTENAVDPFWSPDSRFIAFFADARLKKVERSGGPVQTLCDALAAVGGTWNQSGDILIGALTQVQRVSDAGGAVSRLPGHPGITELFPAFLPDGRHYIATRNLVGRAMDSGLWLDSMDGPEARRILPDVTPPTIVAPIPGSRMGAIMFTRAGTLMALPFDMKRLEPSSDPFPVAQEIAVGTNSRWLTASSYNGVLAYVSGTRSSWQYVWRDRQGNNLGAIGDAGGVAMISPDGKRLVGDPGGAISLLEFEKGNISRLTFGSSGGMNPAWSPDGRYIAYYGSKGIYRIATSGGTPEELLLASPTLAVPKSWSPDGHYLIYAQINPQTGADLFALPIGQPDLHPLVLAQTQATEDQGQFSPDGHWVAYTSNESGQSEIYVIPFPSASNKGRWLVSRGGGVMPRWRRDGKELFFISPDWKMMAAAVTTSPTFQSMTPHALFDTEMVDTGIRTGPMSWDIAPDGKRFLIISENSAGTSSLNLILNWTPNPPK, encoded by the coding sequence TTGTCTTCGCAGCGCTGGCGGCAGATTGAGGAACTCTACCACTCCGCATGTGAGCACGGCGCTGGAGTTCTCGACGGTGCCGACCCTGAAGTTCGCCTCGAGGTAGAAAAGCTCCTGTCCCATAACTCGCCGAGCGGCGCCAAGCTGCTCGATCAGCGTGCAGCCGATCTCATTACAGGTTTGGTCGACGCCCCCGTCTCTCCCGGCTTCCGGCTCGGCCCATACAGAATCGATGCAGTGATCGGCGAGGGTGGCATGGGGCACGTGTTTCGTGCCACAGACACCCGCCTAAATCGGCCGGTAGCCATCAAAATCTGCAAGCAAGCTTTCATTGACCGCTTCGAGCAGGAGTCGCGGTCCATCGCAGCCATAAGCCATCCCAACGTCTGTACGCTCTATGATGTCGGTCCCAACTATCTAGTAATGGAACTGGTCGATCGCGAAACTCTGTCTGCTCGTCTCAAGCGTGGCAAGCTGTCGATTAGCGACACCATCCGCTTCGGAGCCCAGATCGCGGAGGCGCTAGCGGTGGCTCATGCCAAGGGCATCGTTCACCGCGATCTCAAACCCGCCAACATCATGCTCACGAAGTCCGGCGTGAAGGTACTCGATTTCGGCCTCGCAAAATCGGCTGCAGATCCATCGTTTACACAGGCAGGAGGAGTGATGGGCACTCCGGCCTATCTGGCTCCCGAACGATTGGAGGGAAAAGAGGCGGACTTCCGTTCCGACATCTTCGCGCTCGGTCTGATTCTGGCGGAGATGACATCCGGCAAGCGTTCGAAAAATGCTGGAACTCTGTCGCCTGCTCTCGATCGCATAGTCAACCGCTGCCTCGAAGTTGACCCCGATGAGAGATGGCAAAGCGCGCGCGATCTAAGATGGGAACTGGAATCGATTGCACAAGTTTCTCCAGCTACTCCGGCACATTCTTATAATTTCCTGCTCGGTGCCGCAGTGGCGGCGCTGTTGCTCGTATGCGTTATCGCTTTCTTTTTTTTCCGCAGACAAGGTCCACCGCAGCCGTTAAGCCGTGTAAGCATCCTACTTCCGGAAAAGTCCCGGGTCCGCTCGCTTGCGGTCTCGCCCGATGGCCGCCACATCGCCGTCGTTTTGGTGAAGGATGGCAAACAGCAGATCTGGATTCGCGCTCTTGATGCGCAGGATCTGGTCCCACTCGCAGGCACCGAGAATGCGGTCGATCCATTCTGGTCGCCCGACAGCAGGTTTATCGCCTTCTTCGCTGATGCCCGGCTCAAAAAAGTCGAGCGATCTGGTGGACCGGTTCAAACCCTCTGCGACGCGCTCGCCGCCGTCGGTGGCACATGGAATCAAAGCGGCGACATTCTCATCGGCGCTCTCACACAAGTGCAGCGAGTCTCTGACGCAGGAGGGGCGGTATCTCGACTCCCTGGCCATCCCGGCATCACCGAGCTTTTCCCGGCGTTCCTGCCCGATGGCCGTCACTACATCGCCACGCGCAATCTGGTTGGGCGCGCGATGGACTCCGGGCTGTGGCTCGATTCGATGGATGGACCGGAGGCCCGGAGAATCCTGCCCGATGTCACCCCACCAACGATCGTTGCACCAATCCCCGGCAGCCGCATGGGCGCCATCATGTTCACTCGCGCCGGCACCTTGATGGCGTTGCCGTTTGACATGAAGCGACTCGAACCGTCAAGCGACCCATTTCCAGTCGCGCAGGAGATCGCGGTGGGCACAAACTCCAGGTGGCTGACCGCATCTTCCTACAATGGAGTGCTGGCCTACGTCTCGGGCACGCGCAGTAGCTGGCAGTACGTCTGGCGCGACCGCCAGGGTAACAACCTCGGCGCGATCGGCGATGCCGGCGGCGTCGCGATGATCTCACCGGACGGCAAGCGACTCGTCGGCGATCCGGGAGGCGCGATCTCGCTCCTTGAGTTTGAAAAAGGTAATATCAGCCGGTTGACCTTTGGCTCGTCCGGCGGGATGAATCCTGCCTGGTCGCCCGACGGCCGCTACATCGCCTATTACGGATCGAAGGGCATCTACCGAATAGCGACGAGCGGCGGTACGCCTGAAGAACTCCTGCTTGCATCGCCGACACTGGCGGTTCCCAAAAGTTGGTCACCCGACGGGCACTACTTGATCTACGCCCAGATCAATCCTCAAACCGGAGCAGACCTTTTTGCCTTACCGATCGGACAGCCCGACCTGCATCCCCTGGTTCTTGCGCAGACACAGGCCACTGAAGATCAAGGACAGTTCTCACCCGATGGGCATTGGGTCGCTTACACGTCCAATGAATCCGGACAAAGTGAGATCTACGTAATCCCCTTTCCTTCTGCAAGCAACAAAGGCAGATGGTTAGTATCCCGCGGCGGTGGGGTAATGCCTCGCTGGCGGCGCGACGGGAAAGAGTTGTTCTTCATTTCGCCTGATTGGAAGATGATGGCGGCAGCCGTGACCACCAGCCCAACCTTCCAATCCATGACACCCCACGCTCTGTTCGACACAGAGATGGTAGACACCGGAATTCGCACCGGCCCGATGAGTTGGGACATTGCCCCCGATGGCAAACGATTCCTCATCATCAGCGAAAACTCCGCCGGAACCTCATCTCTGAACCTAATTCTGAACTGGACGCCGAACCCACCCAAATAG
- a CDS encoding sigma-70 family RNA polymerase sigma factor: MSDQPQMSSEEPSTSETTQLLRAWADGDRGALEQLTPRVYRTLRRIAGYQMQQERAGDSMQATALVHEAYLELIDVTNVNWQHRAHFFAVSAQIMRHILLDRARRRVAAKRGGTAERVNLDELPDLSGDRARELIALEDALNALSEKDSRKARVVELRFFGGLSVEETAEVLEVSPETVMRDWKFARSWLQAELSSNG, encoded by the coding sequence GTGTCCGATCAGCCTCAGATGAGTTCCGAAGAGCCGTCAACGTCGGAAACGACTCAGCTTCTTCGAGCGTGGGCTGATGGTGACCGGGGCGCCCTGGAGCAACTGACACCTCGCGTCTATCGCACGCTGCGGCGCATAGCCGGATACCAGATGCAGCAGGAGCGCGCCGGTGACTCGATGCAGGCCACTGCCCTGGTGCATGAGGCCTACCTGGAATTGATCGACGTGACCAACGTGAATTGGCAGCACCGTGCGCACTTCTTTGCGGTCTCGGCGCAGATCATGCGTCATATTTTGCTAGACCGGGCAAGACGACGGGTGGCGGCAAAGCGAGGTGGGACCGCGGAACGCGTGAATCTGGATGAGTTGCCTGATCTCAGCGGTGACCGAGCGAGGGAACTGATCGCGCTGGAAGATGCTCTGAACGCACTGTCTGAGAAAGATTCTCGCAAGGCCCGCGTTGTCGAGTTGCGATTTTTTGGCGGACTGAGCGTGGAGGAGACGGCCGAGGTGCTGGAAGTCTCGCCCGAGACTGTCATGCGGGACTGGAAGTTTGCACGATCGTGGCTGCAGGCCGAACTCAGCAGCAACGGCTAG